One genomic region from Rhodothermales bacterium encodes:
- a CDS encoding HhH-GPD-type base excision DNA repair protein — protein sequence MKLNFEETGSYTRDPEADQLLREDGNALLIGTLLDQQVRAEVAFSGPLKLKQRLKHLDLTKISAMDPERFAAVCAEKPGIHRYANMMAGRIQKLAETLLAEYGGDGSTVWTAASDARDFEKRAKALPGFGPGKVQTLRHALEVFQNVAFH from the coding sequence ATGAAGCTCAATTTCGAGGAAACGGGAAGCTATACGCGCGACCCCGAAGCCGACCAGTTGTTGCGGGAAGACGGTAACGCGCTGCTCATCGGTACCTTGCTCGATCAGCAGGTGCGGGCCGAGGTAGCCTTTTCAGGTCCGCTCAAGCTGAAGCAGCGGCTCAAGCACCTCGATCTCACGAAGATAAGTGCGATGGATCCCGAGCGTTTCGCCGCGGTGTGCGCCGAAAAGCCCGGGATTCACCGGTACGCCAACATGATGGCCGGCCGCATCCAGAAACTCGCCGAGACCCTCCTCGCCGAATACGGCGGAGACGGGAGCACGGTGTGGACCGCCGCCTCCGATGCGCGCGATTTCGAGAAACGCGCGAAAGCGCTTCCCGGATTCGGTCCCGGAAAAGTGCAAACCCTCCGGCACGCGCTCGAGGTGTTCCAGAACGTTGCCTTCCATTGA